The Sebastes umbrosus isolate fSebUmb1 chromosome 19, fSebUmb1.pri, whole genome shotgun sequence genome has a segment encoding these proteins:
- the LOC119478137 gene encoding nipped-B-like protein B isoform X1 has translation MNGDMPHVPITTLAGIASLTDLLNQLPLPSPLPATTAKSLLYNGRISEEVSSLLVCRDENLVTQLAHSLNQVSTEHIELKDNLGNDEPEGDMPMLLQTLLSRNPKIFRDKSVMQQPMIQQYKISQNQVHGSPGSNYQQTTQSPSGCFTSPQSGSGARFVPQQNSPIPSPYTPQSPADYMQYNPPSYSQHQQTQQVRNIHDDKVSGQLSSASSNHNARLGSDEDYINMAHRLGNEENDPSMRAATFPVKSPQSVCSPAGSEETAKTGSRPHLIMQSPPPDVPPGAAPDLLLTSADRKKKQKERSREEYEQAERNASYGIVSSPSKESARLTIKLSRVKFSEMDQSGDLPPRPRVDSDHETDLTNNNNQLSRTAQDLSHRFGAEEQANCQQVPVRPNTKESGVISGVVFDDAEMDTLAEIERIERESASERERWSKEVQDKDKPLKKRKQDSYPQESGAESSDGPTVQGGNTDSKLTPKKTNSASNGASRPALMVSIDLQQAGRMIGQPVVVLEAQKLCEDRLRQLKSKADGKVDTVVENRPGIIRQHAENTKKSGSDGQPETPKEKQERRESKHKHDSKTAGGKGHSDDRRPDTPRQKHDKHSDLRQKEEKNRNSHRSQDGQPETPKTISKAERNSRLQEDKVREKDKDKDRNKDRDKDREKDKDRDKDRERDKAGDRDKDREKDKDKDKDKDREKVRDKDRDRNKDREKVRDKDRDRDKDREKVRDKDRDRDKDREKDKDRDKDKEKDKEKDKDRDKDRDRDRERKHKTSRENCNRHSPDRHTKADSPRVKQDGSRKSTDLNGRQKTEESSGLQNAQNTKERKSGDGSISCQAGNKQQSLENKHSEFPSYLLGGKSGSLKNFVIPKLKRDMKEPPLPAKLIEGWSEPLVRLERLSLIKDLNKGAKPVVVINKLSIDEVKRIIKESRNAHGSGFGKEMSNKRKHSTISKKSKHAELNDDDSDHNDDDDVDDDDDSDNETAKKKSKKGHDKSWKHEEKKGSGQHRRSGGSHSAARRGSGGRQRDKSPSDSNEDSPPPSLKDVAKKLKKKEKQKNRIAYDSKMTPEEKKDSSTYKRFMANADSIIESLEDVDLAGADEDEIPEELLLGKHQLSELGSDSAKMKAMRIFHKFPSDKLVKMLNILEKNIQDSVKLSTLMNHDNDSKDEERLWRDLIMERVAKSADACLTALNIMTSPRMPKVVYIEDVIERVLQYTKFHLQNSLYPQYDPVYRKGGAHASKSKRAKISTHKQKVVVVLYDKVCDIVSNISELLEIQLLTDTTILQVSTLGITPFFVENVSELQLCAISLVTAVFSRYEKHRQLILEEIFTSLARLPTSKRSLRNFRLNGDADEEPLHIQMVTALVLQLIQCVVRLPSERDSDEEHNKKVDKDAFITNSYETAMRTAQNFLSVFLKKCGSKQGEEDYRPLFENFVHDLLSTINRPEWPAAELLLSLLGRLLVHQFSNKQTEMALRVASLDYLGTVASRLRKDAVTSNVDQKAIDRILKEIPGSDETQQLQKALLDYLNQNIETDPSLLFARKFYIAQWFRDATTEAEKAMKSQNDDEDLKGRRHSEDVDSTEEIMQRVETRKKFLRKVVKTTPTDFSSLGINPDTADYADSCLIVRYLASMRPFSQSFDIYLSQILRVLGESAIAVRTKAMKCLSEVVAVDPSILARVDMQRGVHCRLMDNSTSVREAAVELLGRFVLSRPELIEQYYDMLIERILDTGISVRKRVIKILRDICLEQPDFHKITEMCVRMIRRVNDEEGIKKLVNETFQKIWFTPTPGHDKNALTRKILNITDVVLACKDTGYDWFEQLLQNLLKSEEQASYKPAKKACVQLVDNLVEHILKYEESLADCEDKGVNSGRLVSCITTLYLFSKIRAQLMVKHAMTMQPYLTTKCNTQNDFMVICNVAKILELVVPLMELPSETFLTTLEEDLMKLIIKYGMTVVQHCVSCLGAVVNKVTHNYKFVWACFNRYYGALAKLKTQHQEDANSSTLAANKPTLLRSLFTVGALCRHFDFDQEEFKGANKIVIKDKVLELLLYFTTHEDEEVQIKAITGLGFQFIMHPELMFVQDVKVLYNNTLSDENSSVNLKIQVLKNLQTYLQEEDSRMQEADREWKKQSNQEDLKEMGDISSGMSSSIMQIYLKQVLESFFHTQSTVRHFALSVITLTLSQGLIHPVQCVPYLIAMGTDPEPTMKNKSDQQLAEIDKKYSGFIHMKAVAGLKMAYQVQQAINGSKGPAIRGFRRDDSDSALCAHLYTLVRGNRQYRRAFLISLLNLFDDSSKTEVNRLLFIADNLACFPYQTQEEPLFIMHHVDITLSVSGSNLLQSFKESLQKEPRVEPTVEQEKKVKTKKMTKKKKKKKEKKKKKKKKPQRRKGSSDEDSDDDGADEEEEDEDDEQSSSTSSSSSSSDEDDEVVHRGKKPAQFDSDVEDEDAVMDRLPENSNPLLDFASASQGILLLLMLKQHLKNLYGLSDSKIQKYSPTESAKVYDKAVNRKSKVHFNPRQTLDFLKRNLAHTDLSNETKRNIVKQYLDFKVLMEHLDRDEEDEEGEASANARNKAITSLLKVPKTSNHNHNNHTAPVESDEEESEEEEPPARKPRKGGESAEDAGHLNERLKAMDIIALCCPKYKDRPQIARVVQRIKTGYSIHWMTGSYSGPWAEVKKRDGRKKVPWVDTIKESDIIYKKISLTSGQKLTNKVAQTLRALYAAKDGD, from the exons ATGAATGGTGATATGCCTCATGTTCCCATCACTACTCTTGCTGGAATTGCTAGCCTGACAGACT TGTTGAACCAGCTGCCCttgccctctcctctccccgcCACCACCGCTAAGAGTCTGCTCTACAATGGACGGATCTCCGAAGAGGTCAGCAGCCTGCTGGTGTGTCGGGACGAGAATCTGGTGACTCAGCTGGCACATAGCCTTAACCAGGTCTCCACTGAACACAT AGAGTTGAAGGACAACTTGGGCAACGATGAACCCGAGGGTGACATGCCAATGCTTCTACAAACTCTGCTGTCCAGGAACCCCAAAATCTTCAGGGACAAAA GTGTAATGCAGCAGCCGATGATCCAACAGTATAAGATCTCTCAGAACCAGGTGCATGGGAGTCCAGGATCAAACTATCAGCAAACCACTCAGAGCCCCTCTGG aTGCTTTACATCCCCGCAGTCTGGTTCAGGCGCTCGGTTTGTACCCCAGCAGAACAGCCCTATACCCAGTCCCTACACCCCTCAGAGTCCTGCAGACTACATGCAGTACAACCCACCCAGTTATTCTCAACACCAACAGACACAGCAAG TTAGAAATATCCATGACGACAAGGTCTCTGGTCAGCTATCAAGTGCTTCATCTAATCATAATGCGAGACTAGGCTCAGATGAAGACTACatcaacatggctcatagacTGGGAAATGAG GAGAACGACCCCTCCATGAGGGCTGCCACGTTTCCAGTTAAATCACCACAGTCCGTGTGTTCACCTGCCGGGAGTGAAGAGACTGCTAAAA cAGGGTCCAGGCCTCACCTTATCATGCAGTCCCCTCCACCAGATGTGCCACCGGGTGCAGCACCTGACCTGCTCCTCACCTCCGCTGACCGCAAAAAGAAGCAGAAAGAAAGGAGTAGAGAAGAATACGAGCAGGCAGAAAGGAATGCCTCGTATGGCATTGTTAGTTCTCCATCAAAAGAGTCCGCCAGGCTGACTATAAAACTGTCCCGAGTGAAGTTTTCAGAAATGGATCAATCTGGAGATCTTCCTCCGAGGCCACGTGTCGACTCGGACCATGAAACGGATTTgacgaataataataatcagttgTCGAGGACTGCCCAGGACTTGTCACACAGGTTCGGTGCTGAGGAGCAGGCAAACTGTCAGCAGGTTCCTGTTCGACCAAACACCAAGGAGTCTGGAGTCATCAGTGGGGTCGTGTTTGATGATGCTGAGATGGACACACTTGCAGAGATCGAGAGAATAGAACGCGAGTCGGCcagtgagagagaaaggtgGTCTAAAGAAGTCCAGGATAAAG ATAAGCCACTGAAGAAACGGAAGCAAGACTCGTATCCTCAGGAATCCGGAGCTGAGTCAAGTGACGGGCCTACTGTACAAGGGggcaacactgacagcaagTTGACACCCAAGAAGACGAATTCTGCGAGTAACGGTGCCAGCCGGCCTGCCTTGATGGTCAGTATTGATCTGCAGCAAGctggcagaatgataggacagCCTGTAGTGGTCTTGGAAGCACAGAAGTTGTGTGAGGACCGCCTACGGCAACTAAAGTCAAAGGCGGATGGAAAGGTAGATACAGTTGTTGAAAACAGACCTGGGATCATCAGACAGCATGCCGAGAACACCAAGAAGTCTGGCTCAGATGGGCAACCAGAAACCCCCAAAGAGAAGCAAGAAAGACGCGAatccaaacacaaacatgacagCAAAACTGCCGGTGGCAAAGGCCACTCAGATGACAGACGGCCAGACACACCACGGCAGAAACATGACAAGCATTCAGACTTGCGccagaaagaggaaaagaacCGCAACAGTCACCGATCCCAAGACGGCCAACCTGAGACTCCAAAAACCATTAGCAAGGCGGAGCGTAACTCCAGACTTCAAGAAGATAAAGTCAGGGAGAAGGATAAGgataaagacagaaataaagatAGGGATAAGGACAgagaaaaagataaagataggGATaaggacagagaaagagataaaGCTGGAGATAGGGATAAGGATAGAGAAAAAGATAAGGACAAAGATAAGGATAAGGACAGAGAAAAAGTTAGAGATAAAGATAGAGATAGGAATAAGGACAGAGAAAAAGTTAGAGATAAAGATAGAGATAGGGATAAGGACAGAGAAAAAGTTAGAGATAAAGATCGAGATAGGGATAAGGACAGAGAAAAAGATAAGGATAGGGATAaggacaaagaaaaagacaaagaaaaagacaaggATAGGGATAAggacagagatagagacaggGAAAGGAAGCACAAGACGTCAAGGGAAAACTGCAACAGACACTCTCCTGACCGGCATACTAAAGCTGACAGCCCTAGAGTGAAGCAAGACGGAAGCAGAAAATCCACTGACCTCAATGGTCGACAGAAGACAGAAGAGAGTTCCGGCCTTCAAAACGCCCAAAATACGAAAGAGAGGAAAAGTGGGGATGGCAGCATTAGCTGCCAAGCTGGAAACAAACAGCAATCTCTTGAGAACAAACATAGTGAGTTCCCCTCGTACCTGCTGGGTGGCAAGTCAGGAAGTCTGAAGAACTTTGTGATTCCTAAGTTGAAACGGGACATGAAAGAGCCACCACTTCCAGCCAAGTTGATAGAGGGCTGGAGCGAACCCCTGGTCAGACTGGAGAGATTGTCATTGATAAAGGACTTAAACAAAGGAGCTAAGCCTGTCGTTGTGATCAACAAACTCAGTATTGATGAGGTAAAAAGGATCATTAAGGAAAGCAGGAATGCACACGGCTCCGGATTTGGGAAAG AGATGTCAAACAAGAGAAAGCACAGTACGATCAGTAAGAAATCCAAGCACGCTGAGTTGAATGACGATGACTCTGACCacaacgatgatgatgatgtcgaCGACGACGATGACTCTGACAACGAGA CTGCAAAGAAAAAGAGCAAGAAAGGTCACGACAAGTCATGGAAGCACGAAGAGAAGAAGGGGTCTGGACAGCACCGGCGAAGTGGAGGTTCGCATTCTGCTGCTCGCCGGGGGAGCGGTGGCCGTCAGCGTGACAAGAGCCCGAGCGACTCCAATGAAGACTCGCCACCACCGAGCCTGAAAGATG TTGCCAAAAAATTGAAGAAAAAGGAGAAGCAGAAGAACAGGATAGCGTATGATTCCAAGATGACACCAGAGG AAAAGAAGGACTCCTCCACATATAAGAGATTCATGGCCAACGCGGACAGCATTATCGAGAGCCTCGAGGACGTGGACCTCGCCGGAGCAG ACGAGGATGAGATACCGGAAGAGCTCTTGCTTGGAAAGCACCAGTTGAGCGAGCTAGGCAGCGATTCTGCTAAGATGAAAGCTATGCGCATCTTCCACAAG TTTCCGTCTGATAAACTGGTGAAAATGTTGAATATCCTGGAGAAGAACATTCAGGACAGCGTCAAACTTTCCACCCTGATGAATCAT GACAATGATTCCAAGGATGAGGAGCGGTTGTGGCGTGACCTTATCATGGAGCGGGTGGCAAAGTCCGCTGATGCCTGTCTGACTGCACTCAACATCATGACATCTCCACGCATGCCCAAGGTTGTTTACATAGAGGATGTGATTGAGAGGGTGCTGCAGTATACCAAGTTCCATCTGCAAAACTCATTGTACCCTCAGTATGATCCGGTCTACAGAAAAG GTGGCGCGCATGCTTCAAAGTCCAAGAGAGCAAAGATTTCCACCCATAAACAGAAGGTGGTGGTCGTGCTCTATGACAAAGTGTGTGATATCGTCAGCAACATCTCGGAGCTCCTGGAGATCCAGCTGCTAACTGACACCACTATTCTCCAG GTGTCCACCCTGGGTATTACACCTTTTTTCGTGGAGAATGTCAGTGAACTGCAGTTATGTGCCATCTCACTAGTGACAGCA GTGTTCTCTCGTTACGAGAAGCACAGGCAGCTCATTCTTGAAGAGATCTTCACCTCCCTGGCTAGACTGCCTACCAGTAAACGCAGCCTCAGGAACTTTAG GCTAAACGGTGATGCGGATGAAGAGCCCTTGCATATCCAGATGGTAACAGCGCTGGTTCTTCAGCTCATCCAGTGTGTGGTTCGCCTTCCATCAGAGAGGGACTCAGATGAGGAACATAATAAGAAG GTGGATAAAGATGCCTTCATCACAAACTCTTATGAAACTGCCATGAGGACAGCTCAGAACTTCCTATCAGTGTTTCTCAAGAA GTGTGGCAGTAAGCAGGGAGAGGAGGACTACAGGCCGCTGTTTGAGAACTTTGTTCATGACCTGCTGTCCACAATCAACAGGCCTGAGTGGcctgctgctgagctgctgctcAGTTTACTGGGCCGGCTGTTG GTTCACCAGTTCAGTAACAAGCAGACAGAAATGGCGCTCAGGGTGGCATCGCTGGATTACCTCGGCACTGTCGCGTCTCGCCTGCGTAAAGATGCCGTCACTAGCAACGTGGACCAAAAGGCCATTGACCGCATCCTCAAAGAG ATTCCAGGCAGTGATGAGACCCAGCAACTCCAGAAGGCCTTACTGGACTACCTAAATCAGAACATTGAGACGGATCCATCTCTATTG TTTGCCAGGAAGTTTTATATCGCCCAGTGGTTCAGGGACGCTACAACTGAGGCAGAGAAAGCGATGAAGTCTCAAAATGACGACGAGGACTTGAAAGGTCGACGTCATTCCGAGGATGTTGACTCAACTGAGGAGATTATGCAGAGGGTCGAGACACGAAAGAAATTCCTCCGCAAGGTCGTCAAGACAACACCAACAGATTTCAGTTCTCTGGG GATAAACCCTGACACAGCAGACTATGCGGACTCGTGTCTGATTGTCAGATATCTGGCCTCCATGAGGCCGTTCTCACAGAgctttgatatttatttatcacag ATTCTGAGAGTGCTGGGTGAGAGTGCCATCGCAGTCAGAACTAAAGCCATGAAGTGTCTGTCTGAAGTAGTAGCTGTGGATCCAAGTATTCTGGCACGG GTGGATATGCAGCGTGGTGTTCACTGTCGCCTCATGGACAACTCCACCAGTGTGCGAGAGGCAGCCGTGGAGCTCCTCGGCCGTTTTGTGCTAAGTCGACCGGAGCTCATTGAGCAGTACTACGACATGCTCATTGAAAGGATATTG GACACAGGTATTAGCGTAAGGAAGAGGGTCATTAAGATCTTGAGGGATATTTGCCTGGAGCAGCCGGACTTCCACAAGATCACCGAGATGTGTGTCAGGATGATCCGAAGGGTCAACGATGAAGAGGGGATCAAG AAACTGGTGAATGAGACATTCCAGAAAATCTGGTTCACCCCCACACCCGGTCATGATAAAAACGCCTTGACCCGGAAGATCCTGAACATCACAGATGTG GTGTTGGCATGTAAAGATACAGGCTACGACTGGTTTGAGCAGCTTCTCCAAAAT CTCCTGAAGTCAGAAGAGCAAGCTTCGTACAAACCTGCCAAGAAGGCGTGTGTTCAGCTGGTGGACAATCTGGTGGAACACATACTGAAATATGAGGAGTCTCTTGCag ACTGTGAGGACAAAGGGGTCAACTCAGGTCGTCTGGTATCGTGCATCACCACTCTCTACCTGTTCAGCAAGATCAGAGCACAGTTAATGGTCAAACATGCCATGACTATGCAGCCCTACTTGACCACCAAGTGCAAT ACTCAGAATGACTTCATGGTGATATGTAACGTGGCTAAGATCTTGGAGCTGGTCGTGCCTCTGATGGAGCTCCCGAGTGAGACCTTCCTCACTACCTTAGAGGAAGACCTGATGAAGCTCATCATCAAGTACGGCATGACG GTTGTACAGCACTGTGTCAGCTGTCTCGGTGCTGTTGTCAACAAGGTCACGCACAACTACAAGTTCGTCTGGGCTTGTTTCAATCGCTACTACG GAGCTCTAGCAAAACTGAAGACACAGCACCAGGAGGACGCCAACAGCTCCACTCTGGCTGCTAACAAACCTACTCTCCTGCGCTCACTGTTCACTGTGGGGGCTCTCTGTCGACACTTTGATTTCGACCAAGAGGAGTTCAAGGGCGCTAACAAG ATTGTCATCAAGGACAAAGTGTTGGAGCTTCTGCTGTACTTCACCACTCATGAAGATGAAGAGGTCCAGATCAAGGCCATCACAGGTCTAG GCTTCCAGTTCATCATGCACCCAGAGCTCATGTTTGTGCAGGATGTGAAGGTTCTGTATAACAACACCCTGTCAGATGAAAACAGTTCAGTCAATCTGAAGATCCAGGTGCTTAAAAACCTGCAGACATACCTGCAAGAGGAGGACTCTCGAATGCAGGAGGCCGATCGCGAAT gGAAGAAACAATCCAATCAGGAGGATCTGAAAGAAATGGGGGACATCTCATCAGGCATGAGCAGCTCCATAATGCAGATTTACCTGAAGCAGGTGCTGGAGTCCTTCTTCCACACGCAGTCCACTGTTCGCCACTTTGCCCTGAGTGTCATTACACTGACTCTCAGCCAGGGCCTCATCCATCCTGTACAG tgtgtgcCCTACTTGATCGCCATGGGAACAGACCCTGAGCCAACCATGAAGAACAAGTCCGATCAACAGCTGGCGGAGATCGACAAGAAGTATTCAGGCTTCATCCAT ATGAAGGCCGTAGCGGGGTTGAAGATGGCTTATCAGGTCCAACAGGCCATAAATGGGTCCAAAGGCCCAGCCATTCGAGGGTTTCGTCGCGACGACTCAGACTCTGCTCTGTGCGCTCATCTCTACACTCTGGTCCGAGGGAACCGACAATACAGACGGGCTTTCCTCATTTCCCTGCTCAACCTGTTTGATGACAGCTCC AAAACAGAGGTGAACAGGTTGTTGTTCATAGCAGACAACTTGGCCTGCTTCCCCTACCAGACCCAGGAGGAGCCTCTTTTCATCATGCACCATGTAGATAttactctgtctgtctctggcaGCAACCTGCTCCAGTCTTTCAAGGAG TCTTTACAGAAAGAGCCTAGAGTAGAGCCTACAGTAGAGCAGGAAAAGAAGGTCAAGACaaaaaagatgacaaaaaagaagaagaagaagaaggagaagaagaagaagaaaaagaagaagcctCAGAGGAGAAAAGGCAGCTCTGATGAGgatagtgatgatgatggtgcagatgaagaagaagaagacgaggacGATGAGCAGAGTAGTAGcacatccagcagcagcagcagcagtgatgagGATGACGAGGTGGTCCACAGGGGAAAGAAACCTGCGCAGTTTGATTCGGACGTGGAAGATGAGGATGCAGTGATGGACCGTCTGCCCGAAAACTCCAACCCTCTGCTGGACTTCGCCAGCGCTTCACAGggcatcctgctgctgctgatgctaaAACAACATCTGAAGAATCTGTATGGCTTGTCAGACAG CAAAATCCAGAAATATTCCCCGACGGAGTCTGCCAAAGTGTACGACAAGGCAGTGAACAGGAAATCTAAGGTGCACTTCAACCCTCGTCAGACACTGGACTTCCTGAAGAGGAACCTGGCCCACACGGATCTCAGCAACGAGACCAAGCGGAATATTGTGAAGCAGTATTTGGAT TTCAAGGTACTGATGGAGCACTTGGATCGTGacgaagaggacgaggagggtGAAGCAAGTGCCAATGCCAGAAACAAAGCCATTACTTCACTGCTTAAGGTCCCGAAAACTTCGAACCACAACCACAATAATCACACTGCTCCAGTGGAGTcggatgaggaggagagtgagGAGGAAGAACCCCCTGCG CGGAAACCAAGGAAAGGCGGGGAATCCGCAGAGGACGCAGGTCACCTGAATGAGAGACTGAAGGCCATGGACATCATTGCCCTCTGTTGTCCCAAATACAAAGACAGACCGCAGATTGCCAGGGTCGTCCAGAGGATCAAAACTGGCTACAGTATACACTGGATGACTGGATCTTACTCTGGGCCCTGGGCTGAGGTAAAGAAACGGGACGGTCGCAAAAAGGTGCCTTGGGTTGACACTATCAAGGAGTCAGACAtcatttacaagaaaatatcTTTGACAAGTGGACAAAAGCTGACGAACAAAGTGGCACAGACGTTACGGGCGCTATACGCTGCCAAGGACGGGGACTGA